One Drosophila santomea strain STO CAGO 1482 chromosome X, Prin_Dsan_1.1, whole genome shotgun sequence DNA segment encodes these proteins:
- the LOC120456741 gene encoding protein obstructor-E, producing the protein MKLFLCAIAVTLCVATTVSAANFECPKPNGQFADEVQCDKFYVCDDGVAKAKLCPDGLVFDPLNRKFNKCDQPFNVDCEDRTELQEPKSSKYCPRKNGFFAHPDPAVCNIFYNCIEGDALETKCTVGLHFDEYSGTCVWPDTAKREGCNPEQRTSETGFVCPKDQPKTDDRGQVVTHPKYPHPTDCQKFYVCLNGEDPRDLGCQLGEVYNDATEMCDAPENVPGCEDWYKDVDDKKD; encoded by the exons ATGAAGTTATTTTTATGTGCCATTGCTGTGACCCTGTGTGTGGCGACAA CCGTGTCCGCCGCCAACTTCGAGTGCCCGAAGCCCAATGGCCAGTTCGCCGATGAGGTGCAGTGCGATAAGTTCTACGTCTGCGACGATGGAGTGGCCAAGGCGAAGCTCTGTCCCGATGGCCTCGTCTTCGATCCCCTCAACCGCAAGTTCAACAAGTGCGACCAGCCCTTCAATGTAGACTGCGAGGACCGCACGGAGCTCC AGGAGCCCAAGTCCAGCAAGTACTGCCCGCGCAAGAACGGCTTCTTCGCGCATCCCGATCCCGCCGTGTGCAACATCTTCTACAACTGCATCGAGGGCGACGCCCTGGAGACCAAGTGCACCGTGGGCCTGCACTTCGACGAATACTCGGGCACCTGCGTGTGGCCGGATACCGCGAAGCGTGAGGGCTGCAACCCGGAGCAGA GAACCTCCGAGACTGGATTCGTGTGCCCCAAGGATCAGCCGAAGACCGATGACCGCGGCCAGGTGGTGACCCATCCCAAGTACCCACATCCCACCGACTGCCAGAAGTTCTACGTGTGCCTGAATGGCGAGGATCCCAGGGATCTGGGCTGCCAGCTGGGCGAGGTCTACAACGATGCCACCGAGATGTGCGATGCTCCCGAGAATGTGCCCGGCTGCGAGGACTGGTACAAGGATGTGGACGACAAAAAGGACTAA
- the LOC120456800 gene encoding protein obstructor-E — protein MQRFQVCSVLILAWIACGHALAVGSPECPEKYGVQAYAHTENCDQFFLCTNGTLTLETCENGLLFDGKGAVHNHCNYNWAVDCKGRQWDPTPISTPACEYQFGLYAVSKDCSTTYIKCAHGEPHEQDCDAGLAYDERIHGCNWPDQLLEHCNPEAVVGFKCPTKVDPNSVAARFWPFPRFPVSGDCHRLITCVEGHPRLISCGEDKVFDEHTLTCEEPEYASGSCANYGK, from the exons ATGCAGCGATTCCAAGTGTGCAGCGTCCTAATCCTGGCCTGGATTGCCTGTG GACATGCCCTGGCCGTGGGCTCTCCGGAGTGCCCCGAGAAGTACGGCGTGCAGGCGTACGCCCACACGGAGAACTGCGACCAGTTCTTCCTCTGCACCAACGGCACCCTGACCCTGGAGACCTGCGAGAACGGACTGCTCTTCGATGGAAAGGGCGCGGTGCACAACCACTGCAACTACAACTGGGCGGTGGACTGCAAGGGCCGCCAGTGGGATC CCACTCCCATTTCCACGCCGGCCTGCGAGTACCAGTTCGGCCTGTACGCGGTCTCCAAGGACTGCTCCACCACCTACATCAAGTGCGCCCACGGTGAGCCCCACGAGCAGGACTGCGACGCTGGACTGGCCTACGACGAGAGGATCCACGGCTGCAACTGGCCGGATCAGCTGCTGGAGCACTGCAATCCCGAGG CGGTCGTCGGCTTCAAGTGCCCCACCAAGGTGGACCCCAACTCGGTGGCCGCCCGCTTCTGGCCCTTCCCCCGCTTCCCCGTTTCCGGTGATTGCCACCGCCTGATCACCTGCGTGGAGGGGCATCCCCGCCTGATCAGCTGCGGCGAGGACAAGGTCTTCGACGAGCACACGCTGACCTGCGAGGAGCCGGAGTACGCCAGCGGCAGCTGCGCCAACTACGGCAAATAG
- the LOC120455367 gene encoding uncharacterized protein LOC120455367 — protein sequence MDIDWQNSLTELKDRGQYLLHSEKWADCRFLVGSAPVQRLIAGHKLLLAMSSPVFERMFYGNLPDKTDPIVIPDVQPEAFEAMLEYIYTDRITIGSFDKACELCYVAKKYMLPHVVTRCTHFLWADLSPKNACRAYEFAKLFDEPRLMQSSMDLIAANTREVLSDPSFLDIEVSTLMAILDQNRLNIDSELDLFNCLLKFASERGILNESGQEEAAGGGQVLTKESPENAAGHVLVEEIKMEPDVAAMVQHMHQDDEGDSFETDAGMASTSSAAAVAAAAPSAASPPLDVASGSDDLVIIDSDASADAAANMINIMDAQRTILDGAMLRQAVKKIRFLTMTPQQFAEGPARSKLLQQHEALSILIKISSPSLNDCHMPEGFCVSRSTRNFYESGHRHAQRELSSSYRTGAAPSGVCFPGPGPAVRSGGPAGGGIMMGNAPRFGSVGTGFAFAGEELVMRPSEPVGVPPDAAPAPAPLRCFGEGYESGAPVPAPANDDEGGDRGAPAPAGGAAAGGSRSAAGNSHNDIVRAYCTRSLTRQFDFRNTSVMDAGVTFQVDTNIWILGVQVPTCVMCGELMTSPGFTERYTEVLYAHIQDMHGSRITYTHCTARVCYDSLLDITFDRPVYIYRNQIYKIYVVFNKAGWYPMYSCVPDANCNRVKFMFNVGNPTESVRDGLIYAIIFSTPQDNVRHLVD from the coding sequence ATGGACATCGACTGGCAGAACAGCCTCACCGAGCTGAAGGATCGGGGCCAGTACCTGCTGCACTCGGAAAAATGGGCCGACTGCCGCTTTCTGGTGGGTTCCGCGCCCGTCCAGCGGCTCATCGCTGGCCAcaagctgctgctggccatgTCCTCGCCGGTGTTCGAACGGATGTTCTATGGCAATCTGCCAGATAAGACTGATCCCATTGTCATACCGGACGTGCAGCCGGAGGCTTTCGAGGCGATGCTGGAGTACATCTACACGGACCGCATCACCATTGGGTCCTTCGACAAGGCCTGCGAGCTGTGCTACGTGGCCAAGAAGTACATGCTGCCCCACGTTGTCACCCGTTGTACCCACTTCCTATGGGCCGACCTAAGTCCGAAAAATGCCTGCCGGGCATACGAGTTCGCCAAGCTGTTCGATGAGCCACGCCTCATGCAGAGCAGCATGGACCTGATCGCAGCCAACACACGCGAGGTGCTGTCCGATCCCAGCTTTCTGGACATCGAGGTATCCACCCTGATGGCCATACTTGACCAGAACCGCCTAAACATAGACTCCGAACTGGATTTGTTCAACTGCCTGCTAAAGTTTGCCAGTGAGCGGGGCATCCTGAACGAGTCCGGCCAAGAAGAGGCTGCTGGCGGAGGTCAGGTGCTGACCAAGGAGTCGCCCGAAAATGCTGCTGGCCATGTGCTGGTCGAAGAGATCAAGATGGAGCCAGATGTGGCGGCCATGGTGCAGCACATGCACCAGGACGACGAGGGTGACAGCTTCGAGACGGACGCTGGCATGGCATCCACTTCCTCTGCGGCTGCCGTGGCAGCAGCGGCGCCCTCGGCTGCCTCCCCGCCATTGGATGTGGCTTCCGGTTCTGACGACCTGGTGATCATCGACAGCGACGCTTCGGCCGATGCCGCCGCCAACATGATCAACATCATGGACGCCCAGCGCACCATACTCGATGGAGCCATGCTCCGGCAGGCGGTCAAAAAGATCCGCTTTCTCACCATGACGCCGCAGCAGTTCGCCGAGGGACCGGCCCGTTCcaagctgctgcagcagcacgAGGCCCTCTCCATCCTGATTAAGATCTCCAGTCCCTCGCTCAACGATTGTCACATGCCAGAAGGTTTCTGTGTGTCGCGCAGCACGCGTAACTTCTACGAGTCGGGCCACCGGCACGCCCAGAGAGAACTGTCTTCCTCGTATCGCACTGGAGCCGCTCCCTCGGGCGTCTGTTTTCCGGGACCGGGTCCAGCAGTCCGCAGCGGAGGTCCTGCCGGCGGCGGAATAATGATGGGCAATGCACCACGTTTCGGATCTGTTGGCACGGGATTCGCCTTCGCAGGCGAGGAGTTGGTCATGCGCCCCTCGGAACCAGTGGGCGTCCCACCAGATGCAGCACCGGCGCCAGCCCCACTGCGCTGCTTTGGCGAGGGCTACGAGAGCGGAGCGCCAGTTCCAGCGCCCGCCAATGATGATGAAGGCGGCGATCGGGGCGCACCTGCGCCCGCCGGCGGAGCGGCAGCTGGAGGATCTAGATCCGCAGCTGGAAACTCGCACAATGACATTGTGCGCGCCTACTGTACGCGCTCGCTCACCCGCCAGTTTGACTTCCGTAACACCAGCGTAATGGATGCGGGCGTGACCTTCCAGGTGGACACAAACATCTGGATCTTGGGCGTCCAGGTGCCAACGTGCGTGATGTGCGGCGAGCTGATGACCTCCCCCGGCTTTACGGAGCGATACACCGAGGTGCTGTACGCCCACATCCAGGACATGCACGGCTCAAGGATCACATACACCCACTGCACGGCACGCGTGTGCTACGACTCGCTGCTGGACATTACGTTCGATCGACCAGTGTACATATACCGAAACCAGATCTACAAGATCTACGTGGTGTTCAATAAAGCCGGCTGGTATCCCATGTACTCCTGTGTGCCCGATGCCAACTGCAATCGCGTGAAGTTCATGTTCAACGTCGGCAACCCCACGGAATCCGTTCGCGACGGCCTGATCTACGCAATCATCTTCTCCACGCCTCAGGACAACGTCCGTCACCTTGTCGACTGA
- the LOC120455369 gene encoding ras-related protein Rab-10, translating to MAKKTYDLLFKLLLIGDSGVGKTCILFRFSDDAFTSTFISTIGIDFKIKTVELRGKKIKLQIWDTAGQERFHTITTSYYRGAMGIMLVYDITNEKSFENIVKWLRNIDEHANEDVEKMILGNKCDMTDKRVVNKERGEAIAREHGIRFMETSAKSNINIERAFCELAEAILDKTSGRESAENQERVIIDRRNQEKAPGYSKCCA from the exons ATGGCAAAGAAAACCTACGATTTGCTCTTCAAACTGTTGCTGATTGGCGATTCGGGAGTGGGAAAGACGTGCATATTGTTCCGGTTCTCGGATGATGCATTTACGTCCACGTTCATATCGACCATAG GCATCgatttcaaaatcaaaacagtTGAGCTGCGCGGCAAGAAGATCAAGCTGCAAATATGGGACACTGCCGGCCAGGAGCGATTCCACACGATAACCACCTCGTACTATCGGGGCGCCATGGGCATAATGCTCGTCTATGACATAACGAACGAGAAGAGCTTCGAGAATATAGTTAAATGGTTACGAAATATAGACGAG CACGCCAACGAGGATGTGGAGAAGATGATCCTGGGCAACAAGTGCGACATGACAGACAAGCGGGTGGTCAACAAGGAGCGCGGCGAAGCG ATTGCCCGTGAACATGGCATTCGGTTTATGGAAACATCCGCCAAATCGAACATAAACATCGAGCGGGCCTTCTGTGAGCTCGCCGAGGCCATTCTGGACAAGACATCGGGACGCGAGTCGGCGGAGAACCAGGAGCGCGTGATCATCGACCGCCGGAACCAAGAGAAGGCGCCGGGCTACAGCAAGTGCTGCGCGTAA
- the LOC120455368 gene encoding N-acetylglucosamine-6-phosphate deacetylase: MDVRTKCTSEQPLEQDIPAGNHRLLQFTNCRLVRGHQIIHEDLWVRDGRIVNPEPVFFDEQARAHCRIDCGGAIIAPGYIDLQINGGYGVDFSYDTETIEEGVATVARGLVKGGVTSFCPTLVTSPSDSYHIILPRIPAVVPKGAGILGIHAEGPFINPQKKGAHPEHCIQTIDKGLSTLKDTYGSLERIKIITLAPEKVTDPEVIGQLVERGITVALGHSMASLSDGERAVQQGATLITHLFNAMLPFHHRDPGLVGLLASDAVPHGRTVYFGIISDGVHTHPAALRIAYRTHPQGLILVTDAISALGLEEGVHHIGQLPLQVKQGKAFIAGTETLCGSIAPMDECVRIFQKATDCSVVYAIEAATLHPAQCLQIEQQKGTLDFGTDADFILLDDQLRVLSTWIAGVCVYRTAK, from the exons ATGGACGTCCGGACGAAGTGCACCAGCGAGCAGCCTCTGGAGCAGGACATCCCGGCGGGAAACCACCGCCTGCTGCAGTTCACCAACTGCCGCCTGGTACGTGGCCACCAGATCATCCACGAGGATCTGTGGGTGCGCGACGGTCGGATCGTGAATCCGGAGCCCGTTTTCTTCGACGAGCAGGCCAGGGCCCACTGTCGCATCGACTGTGGAGGCGCCATCATTGCACCCGGCTACATCGACCTCCAGATCAATG GTGGCTATGGCGTAGACTTCTCCTACGACACGGAGACCATCGAGGAGGGCGTGGCCACGGTGGCACGCGGTCTGGTCAAGGGCGGGGTCACCTCCTTCTGTCCCACGCTGGTAACCTCGCCCAGCGACAGCTACCACATAATACTGCCGCGCATTCCCGCAGTGGTTCCCAAAGGAGCCGGCATCCTGGGTATCCACGCCGAGGGTCCGTTCATCAATCCACAGAAAAAGGGCGCACATCCGGAGCACTGCATACAGACCATTGATAAG GGACTCAGCACGCTGAAGGACACGTACGGCTCCCTGGAACGCATCAAGATCATCACCCTGGCGCCGGAGAAGGTCACCGATCCGGAGGTGATTGGCCAGCTGGTGGAGCGAGGCATCACCGTGGCCCTGGGCCACTCGATGGCCTCGCTGAGCGATGGAGAGAGGGCAGTGCAGCAGGGCGCCACGCTGATTACGCACCTGTTCAACGCCATGCTGCCGTTCCACCACCGCGATCCCGGCCTGGTGGGCCTGCTGGCCTCGGACGCAGTGCCGCACGGAAGGACCGTGTACTTCGGCATCATCTCAGACGGAGTGCACACGCATCCGGCGGCGCTGAGGATCGCCTACCGCACGCATCCGCAGGGCCTGATTCTGGTCACGGACGCCATATCGGCGCTGGGCCTCGAGGAGGGAGTCCACCACATCGGACAGCTGCCGCTGCAGGTTAAGCAGGGCAAGGCGTTCATCGCTGGCACGGAAACGCTGTGCGGCAGCATCGCTCCGATGGACGAGTGCGTGCGTATCTTCCAGAAGGCGACCG ACTGCTCCGTGGTCTACGCCATCGAGGCGGCCACCTTGCATCCGGCACAGTGCCTGCAGATTGAGCAGCAGAAGGGAACCCTGGACTTTGGCACGGACGCGGACTTTATTCTCCTAGATGACCAGCTCCGGGTGCTATCCACCTGGATCGCGGGTGTATGTGTTTATAGGACTGCCAAGTAG